The proteins below come from a single Mytilus edulis chromosome 5, xbMytEdul2.2, whole genome shotgun sequence genomic window:
- the LOC139523030 gene encoding galaxin-like, translating into MKGYIACLCVLFTNLILVRGVRLNHKKCGNGFFNPDHETCCDGIISSPAGWPCCGLATYNAALQVCCDNTPYPKSAGTACCKNKPYDPLTETCCVDTLYPKPDATCCDKKLINPETELCCNKKIADRPTPYHKCCDIETYHPLLETCCEDTLHAPGDLSCCKNEAYDPREHSCCNGVIISPGGLKCCGPIPYDPNLQSCCYGIVRKKSAQGGKPCCGATDYNPDTHTCCKGILHTGTNSSCCGQKTYDPKSDCCEGKNIDGLDCCIDKAYSKTTQTCCGGNVFEGPNLHCCVKKAYDPTKECCNGVNKIGLMCCGNKAYNNLESSCCKGIVHEGPKLSCCGQIPYNPKLECCKNKSASGLPCCGDKPYNATLQTCCHGNLSSPAGNGCCGKEGYNINESLCCHGQVVPKQAHVFGICIDKTKLQGMTPKPIGPTSKPIATGFTPKPNIFLPKPIATAFTPKPNIYMPKPIATAFTPKAPVVKPMNVRNSFSVRSHIFRARPQVTRL; encoded by the exons ATGAAGGGATACATAGCATGTTTGTGTGTACTTTTCACAAACCTTATACTTGTGAGAGGGGTTCGTTTAAATCACa agaAATGTGGGAATGGTTTCTTCAATCCGGACCACGAAACATGCTGTGATGGTATTATCTCCAGCCCAGCCGGTTGGCCTTGTTGTGGATTAGCAACATACAATGCCGCCCTTCAAGTATGTTGTGACAACACGCCGTACCCCAAAAGCGCAGGAACTGCATGTTGTAAGAATAAGCCGTATGACCCATTAACTGAGACCTGTTGTGTGGATACATTATATCCAAAACCCGACGCCACATGTTGCGACAAGAAGCTCATAAATCCAGAAACTGAATTatgttgtaataaaaaaattgCCGATAGGCCAACACCATATCACAAATGTTGTGACATTGAAACGTATCACCCACTTTTAGAAACGTGTTGTGAAGACACCCTCCATGCCCCTGGGGATTTGTCGTGTTGTAAAAATGAAGCTTATGATCCGAGAGAACACAGTTGTTGTAATGGTGTCATAATTAGTCCTGGAGGACTAAAATGTTGTGGTCCCATTCCGTATGATCCAAACTTACAATCATGCTGTTATGGCATAGTTCGAAAAAAATCAGCACAAGGAGGAAAACCATGCTGCGGGGCGACAGATTACAATCCAGACACGCATACTTGCTGCAAAGGAATTTTGCATACGGGAACAAACTCATCGTGTTGTGGCCAAAAAACATATGACCCCAAATCTGATTGTTGCGAAGGAAAGAACATAGACGGACTGGATTGTTGCATAGACAAGGCGTACTCTAAAACCACTCAAACGTGCTGTGGGGGTAATGTATTTGAAGGACCTAATTTGCATTGTTGTGTGAAGAAGGCTTACGACCCAACAAAAGAATGTTGCAATGGGGTGAATAAAATAGGGCTTATGTGCTGTGGTAATAAAGCGtataataatttagaaagttcCTGCTGCAAAGGTATCGTTCACGAGGGACCTAAGCTATCTTGCTGTGGACAAATTCCATATAACCCGAAGCTTGAATGTTGCAAGAATAAATCTGCTTCAGGTCTTCCATGTTGTGGAGATAAACCATACAATGCTACACTGCAAACATGTTGCCATGGTAATCTGAGTAGTCCTGCTGGAAATGGATGTTGTGGAAAAGAAGGTTACAATATAAACGAATCCTTGTGTTGCCATGGACAAGTTGTGCCGAAGCAAGCGCATGTTTTTGGTATCTGTATAGACAAAACAAAACTCCAAGGCATGACACCAAAACCAATAGGCCCTACATCAAAACCTATAGCTACAGGCTTCACACCAAAACCTAATATCTTCCTGCCAAAACCTATAGCTACAGCCTTCACACCAAAACCTAATATCTACATGCCAAAACCTATAGCTACAGCCTTCACACCAAAAGCTCCAGTCGTCAAACCAATGAATGTACGAAATAGTTTTTCTGTTAGAAGTCATATTTTTAGGGCTCGTCCACAAGTGACCCGATTATAG